A single Chryseobacterium sp. DNA region contains:
- a CDS encoding glycine betaine/L-proline ABC transporter ATP-binding protein, which produces MEKNENTRKVKLKVEDLTIIFGKNKEKAQELLDKGFSKKEILEKTGCTIGINKASFEIYEGEFFVIMGLSGSGKSTLLRCLNRLNEPTSGKVYINDDDITGKNNKELLEVRRTEMSMVFQKFGLLPHHTILDNAGFGLEIRGEDKASRDKKAQKALDIVGLNGFENQYPSQLSGGMQQRVGLARALANDPEVLLMDEAFSALDPLIKSEMQDQMLELQNTLQKTIVFITHDLDEAIKIGDRIVIMKDGVIEQIGTAEDILTNPASDYVKAFVEKVDRKTIITARSLMFDKATVVRFRKDGPEGALRKMRATGLENLPVVDFQNKFLGFVTLNDVVRIARKKEPTVESIINSNVPSVYPEVTVEEMLPLISGSKSAIAVIDEDNKFLGLVTQLSLVIEATKFNEEEIIELKEIANNQ; this is translated from the coding sequence ATGGAAAAAAATGAAAACACTAGAAAAGTAAAACTTAAAGTGGAAGACCTGACTATTATTTTTGGTAAAAACAAAGAAAAAGCACAGGAACTTCTGGACAAAGGTTTTTCCAAAAAGGAAATTCTGGAAAAAACAGGCTGCACCATAGGAATCAACAAAGCAAGTTTTGAAATCTATGAAGGTGAATTCTTTGTCATCATGGGATTGTCAGGAAGCGGAAAATCTACTTTACTGCGCTGCCTTAACAGACTGAATGAACCTACTTCAGGAAAAGTATATATCAATGACGATGATATTACCGGTAAAAATAATAAAGAGCTTCTGGAAGTTAGAAGAACGGAAATGAGTATGGTATTTCAGAAATTCGGATTGCTGCCCCATCATACTATTTTAGATAATGCAGGTTTCGGACTGGAAATCCGAGGAGAAGACAAAGCTTCCCGTGATAAAAAAGCTCAGAAAGCACTTGACATTGTAGGGTTAAACGGTTTTGAAAACCAGTATCCTTCCCAGCTTTCAGGAGGAATGCAGCAGAGAGTAGGATTAGCAAGAGCTCTGGCGAACGATCCTGAAGTACTGCTTATGGATGAAGCCTTCTCCGCACTGGATCCTTTGATAAAATCTGAAATGCAGGATCAGATGCTTGAACTGCAGAATACACTGCAAAAAACCATTGTCTTCATTACTCACGACCTGGACGAAGCGATTAAAATCGGAGACCGTATCGTTATTATGAAAGATGGGGTCATAGAACAAATAGGAACAGCCGAAGATATTTTAACCAACCCTGCAAGTGACTATGTAAAAGCATTTGTAGAGAAGGTGGACCGTAAAACAATCATCACCGCGAGATCTTTAATGTTCGACAAAGCTACGGTAGTACGTTTCAGAAAAGACGGTCCTGAAGGAGCTTTAAGAAAAATGAGAGCCACAGGTCTGGAAAACTTACCTGTCGTAGATTTTCAGAATAAATTCCTGGGTTTTGTAACGCTTAACGATGTCGTCCGCATTGCCAGAAAGAAAGAGCCTACGGTGGAATCAATTATCAACAGCAATGTTCCTTCAGTCTATCCGGAAGTTACTGTAGAAGAAATGCTGCCGCTGATTTCCGGAAGTAAATCAGCCATCGCTGTAATCGATGAAGACAATAAATTTTTAGGTCTTGTCACCCAGTTATCTCTTGTGATAGAAGCTACCAAGTTCAACGAAGAAGAGATCATTGAATTAAAAGAAATCGCAAACAATCAATAA
- a CDS encoding DUF1304 domain-containing protein: MELVAKILIAIVALEHLYILWMEMFAWETKGKEVFKAALPAEMFKPTKGLAANQGLYNGFLAAGLIWSFLIKDPQWQTNVALFFLGCVAVAGIYGAISATKKIFFVQALPAILAIIAVLLK; encoded by the coding sequence ATGGAACTCGTTGCTAAAATTCTGATCGCCATTGTTGCACTCGAACATCTTTATATTCTCTGGATGGAAATGTTTGCCTGGGAAACCAAAGGAAAGGAAGTTTTTAAAGCAGCTCTGCCTGCAGAAATGTTTAAACCTACCAAAGGACTGGCTGCCAATCAGGGACTTTACAACGGTTTTCTGGCTGCCGGACTGATCTGGTCGTTTCTGATCAAAGATCCGCAATGGCAGACCAATGTAGCTTTATTCTTTTTAGGATGTGTGGCTGTAGCTGGAATTTATGGAGCAATCTCAGCAACTAAAAAAATATTTTTCGTTCAGGCCTTGCCTGCTATTCTAGCCATTATTGCTGTTTTATTGAAGTAA
- a CDS encoding Crp/Fnr family transcriptional regulator, translating into MDPFKAHLNKFITVTDEEYHSIVSFFQVLEVKKKQNLMLEGEICRNMYFVVKGCLRKFFINEKGVENTTQFAIENWWITDTFAYERQLQTDFNIQSVEHSTILVIDFKKQELLFEKHPVMERYFRIIYQRAYAASERKLRYLSEFSREELYVHFSTLYPWFIQRIPQYLVASFLGFTPEYLSEIKAKLRS; encoded by the coding sequence ATGGACCCATTCAAAGCACATTTAAATAAATTCATTACCGTAACCGATGAGGAATATCATTCTATTGTATCATTTTTCCAGGTTTTGGAGGTAAAGAAGAAGCAGAATCTGATGCTTGAGGGGGAAATCTGCCGGAATATGTATTTTGTAGTGAAAGGCTGTCTGAGAAAGTTCTTTATCAACGAAAAAGGAGTAGAGAACACTACTCAGTTTGCTATTGAAAACTGGTGGATCACGGATACTTTTGCTTATGAAAGACAGCTGCAGACAGATTTTAATATTCAGTCAGTGGAGCATTCTACTATTTTAGTAATTGATTTTAAAAAACAGGAATTATTGTTTGAAAAGCACCCTGTGATGGAACGTTATTTCAGAATTATTTATCAAAGGGCTTATGCTGCTTCTGAAAGAAAACTCCGCTATCTGTCTGAGTTTTCACGGGAAGAATTATACGTACATTTCAGTACGTTATACCCATGGTTTATTCAAAGAATTCCTCAATATCTTGTCGCTTCTTTTCTTGGATTTACACCGGAATATTTGAGTGAAATTAAAGCAAAATTACGTTCTTAA
- a CDS encoding DoxX family protein, producing the protein MTDIKNQFPQLSLRLALAVTMLSAVADRFGWWSKGNSSWGNMESFKEYTRQLTFFLPETLSTISAYAATFFEIIFPLMLIAGFKTKIAAYGSSILLLIFAISMTIASGPKAPLNYSVWVGSAAALLLAVQHHYSLSIDQIIKK; encoded by the coding sequence ATGACAGATATAAAAAATCAATTTCCGCAACTCTCTTTAAGACTGGCTCTTGCCGTTACCATGCTTTCTGCAGTGGCAGACCGGTTCGGGTGGTGGAGCAAAGGAAATTCATCATGGGGAAACATGGAGAGTTTTAAAGAATATACAAGACAGCTGACCTTTTTCCTCCCGGAAACTTTGAGTACGATATCGGCGTATGCTGCTACTTTCTTCGAAATCATTTTTCCTTTGATGCTGATCGCAGGGTTTAAAACAAAAATTGCAGCCTATGGAAGCAGTATCTTACTGTTGATTTTTGCCATATCCATGACCATTGCATCAGGACCAAAAGCTCCACTGAATTATTCTGTATGGGTGGGAAGTGCAGCGGCACTTTTACTGGCGGTACAACACCATTATTCTTTAAGTATTGATCAAATAATCAAAAAATAA
- a CDS encoding carboxymuconolactone decarboxylase family protein, which translates to MSARLNIAAVDSAAYKAMLGLEGYLQTISLNHIQKELIKIRASQINKCAFCLDMHTKDALKYGETPQRIFILDGWTEAKELFTEDEQVLLAMTEEITLISHEGLTEETYQKAKSIFDDNQIAQIIMAIVTINAWNRIAVSTHLPIAK; encoded by the coding sequence ATGAGTGCAAGATTAAATATTGCAGCAGTAGATTCAGCAGCTTACAAAGCGATGTTAGGATTGGAAGGGTATCTTCAGACCATTTCTTTAAACCATATTCAGAAGGAATTAATTAAAATCAGGGCTTCACAGATTAACAAATGTGCTTTCTGCCTTGATATGCACACCAAAGATGCTCTGAAATATGGTGAAACTCCTCAAAGAATTTTCATTCTGGATGGATGGACAGAAGCCAAAGAACTTTTTACAGAAGATGAACAGGTTCTTTTGGCCATGACAGAAGAGATCACTTTGATCAGCCATGAAGGATTAACCGAAGAAACTTACCAAAAAGCGAAGTCCATTTTTGATGATAACCAGATTGCTCAGATCATCATGGCGATTGTAACGATCAATGCATGGAACAGAATTGCAGTAAGTACACATCTTCCGATTGCAAAATAG
- a CDS encoding aldo/keto reductase: MEYRKLGNTDLELSAITHGAFAIGGNMWGGNEKKDSISSIHASLDHGVTSIDTAPFYGFGLSEEMIGEAIKGKDRSKIQLLTKFGLVWDGSNNGKGEFFFDAEDEGKTIPVYKLASKENIIKEVEESLKRLGTDYIDLLQLHWPDSTTPICETMEAMELLIQQGKICAAGVSNYSVAQMEEANRTLKLAGNQVSYSMLNRGIENDLVPYSLENNSGIIVYSPMERGLLTGKYFKETQLKDNDHRNGYFSQFDLNKVKTFLEKIEPIAQEKGASLSQLVLRWTTLQPAITVVLAGARNAQQAIENAKAMSIDLSQVELNFINSALSEI; encoded by the coding sequence ATGGAATACAGAAAATTAGGAAACACCGATTTAGAATTATCAGCCATCACCCACGGAGCTTTTGCAATTGGCGGAAATATGTGGGGAGGTAATGAAAAAAAGGATTCCATTAGCTCTATCCACGCCTCACTGGATCATGGGGTAACTTCTATTGACACAGCCCCTTTCTATGGTTTCGGATTGAGCGAAGAAATGATCGGGGAAGCCATCAAGGGAAAAGACCGTTCAAAAATCCAGCTTTTAACAAAATTCGGATTGGTATGGGACGGAAGCAATAACGGTAAAGGAGAATTTTTCTTTGACGCAGAAGACGAAGGGAAAACAATTCCGGTTTATAAACTGGCTTCCAAAGAAAACATTATTAAAGAAGTTGAGGAAAGCTTAAAAAGATTAGGTACAGACTACATCGACCTTTTACAGCTTCACTGGCCGGACAGCACAACCCCGATCTGCGAAACAATGGAAGCAATGGAACTATTGATCCAACAGGGAAAAATCTGCGCTGCTGGGGTAAGTAACTACAGTGTTGCCCAAATGGAAGAAGCCAACAGAACTTTAAAGCTTGCCGGCAACCAGGTTTCTTACAGCATGCTGAACCGTGGCATTGAAAACGATCTTGTACCTTATTCTTTGGAGAACAATTCAGGAATTATCGTGTACAGCCCAATGGAAAGAGGTCTTTTAACCGGTAAATATTTCAAAGAAACCCAATTGAAAGATAACGATCACAGAAACGGCTATTTTTCACAGTTTGATTTGAATAAAGTAAAAACTTTCTTAGAAAAAATAGAACCTATCGCTCAGGAAAAAGGAGCAAGCCTTTCCCAGCTGGTATTAAGATGGACTACTTTACAGCCAGCCATTACAGTAGTATTGGCAGGAGCAAGAAACGCACAGCAAGCCATTGAAAACGCAAAAGCAATGTCTATTGATCTTTCACAGGTAGAATTGAACTTCATCAACTCAGCGTTGAGCGAAATTTAA
- a CDS encoding type 1 glutamine amidotransferase domain-containing protein, whose amino-acid sequence MKKTAILILAILTIGFVQAQTKTSKNMKKKILFVVTSHDKKGSTGEDTGYYLGEVSHPWEVLHRAGYEIDFVSPKGGTPPVDGFDLKDPVNKEFWENKEYKNKIDHSLQPSQVNPNDYSTIFYAGGHGAMWDFADNKELADIASKIYENGGIVSGVCHGPAGLVNIKLNNGKYLVDGKKINAFTNEEESEVKLTNVVPFLLEDKLKERGARFEKSGLWENHVVTDQRVITGQNPQSAKSVGEAILKELKK is encoded by the coding sequence ATGAAAAAAACAGCAATTTTAATATTAGCCATCCTTACAATAGGATTCGTTCAGGCACAAACCAAAACATCAAAAAATATGAAAAAGAAAATTTTATTTGTCGTAACCAGCCATGATAAAAAAGGCAGTACCGGTGAAGATACAGGATATTATTTAGGAGAAGTTTCTCACCCATGGGAAGTCCTTCATCGAGCAGGCTATGAAATCGATTTCGTAAGTCCGAAAGGCGGGACTCCTCCGGTAGATGGATTCGATTTAAAAGACCCTGTCAATAAAGAGTTCTGGGAAAACAAAGAATACAAAAACAAAATTGATCATTCTTTACAGCCTTCCCAGGTAAATCCAAATGATTATTCAACCATCTTTTATGCAGGAGGACACGGCGCCATGTGGGATTTTGCAGACAATAAGGAGCTGGCAGATATCGCCTCAAAAATCTATGAAAACGGCGGCATCGTTTCAGGAGTCTGCCATGGGCCTGCCGGTTTGGTCAATATCAAACTGAATAACGGAAAATACCTGGTTGACGGGAAAAAGATCAATGCTTTTACCAATGAAGAGGAATCGGAAGTGAAGCTGACAAACGTTGTTCCTTTCCTGCTGGAAGACAAATTAAAAGAAAGAGGGGCAAGATTTGAAAAATCCGGACTTTGGGAAAATCATGTGGTAACGGATCAGAGAGTGATTACAGGACAGAATCCACAGTCTGCAAAAAGCGTTGGAGAAGCTATCCTAAAAGAATTAAAGAAATAA
- a CDS encoding putative quinol monooxygenase has translation MKIHLTAVIKSKEEHRTEVLEVLQNMVKETRKEDACELYNLHQGIEDKNQFVFYEIWKSEDGLALHNEQPYIQAFGALVEEKLQEKPQIYTTHII, from the coding sequence ATGAAAATTCACCTTACAGCAGTTATAAAATCCAAAGAAGAGCACAGGACAGAAGTACTGGAAGTTCTGCAGAATATGGTAAAGGAAACAAGAAAAGAAGACGCCTGCGAACTCTACAATCTTCACCAGGGAATTGAAGACAAAAACCAGTTCGTATTCTACGAAATATGGAAAAGCGAAGATGGATTGGCCCTGCACAACGAGCAGCCTTATATCCAGGCTTTCGGAGCTTTGGTTGAAGAAAAACTTCAGGAAAAACCACAGATTTATACCACCCATATCATTTAA
- a CDS encoding NAD(P)H-dependent oxidoreductase has translation MKKVLIINGGQNFGHSGGKYNQTIAENTIEVLKEFDTVEVKITHVSDNYDKDEEVQKFVWADYIIYHTPIWWFQLPNGLKKYIDEVFTAGHAKGIYMSDGRNAENPEINYGTGGMLGGRKYMLTTSWNAPKTAFTLPGEFFSERSVDDGPLFGFHRMNAFVSLEKLESFHFHDVEKNANIERDMKLYREHIKNVFEKELKPELVS, from the coding sequence ATGAAAAAAGTATTAATCATCAATGGAGGACAAAACTTTGGACATTCCGGAGGAAAATATAATCAGACCATTGCAGAAAACACGATAGAAGTTCTTAAAGAATTCGATACTGTAGAAGTAAAGATAACCCATGTAAGTGACAATTATGACAAAGATGAAGAAGTACAGAAATTTGTCTGGGCAGATTACATTATTTACCACACTCCGATCTGGTGGTTCCAGCTTCCGAATGGTTTAAAAAAATATATCGACGAAGTGTTTACAGCCGGCCACGCGAAAGGAATTTATATGAGTGACGGAAGAAATGCTGAAAACCCTGAAATCAACTACGGTACAGGAGGAATGCTTGGCGGTAGAAAATATATGCTGACCACAAGCTGGAATGCTCCTAAAACAGCCTTTACTCTTCCCGGAGAATTCTTCAGCGAAAGAAGTGTAGATGACGGCCCCCTATTTGGTTTTCATAGGATGAATGCGTTTGTTTCTTTAGAAAAACTGGAAAGCTTCCACTTTCATGATGTAGAAAAAAATGCAAATATCGAACGCGATATGAAGCTTTACAGGGAACATATAAAAAACGTATTTGAAAAAGAATTAAAACCGGAATTAGTATCATGA
- a CDS encoding metallophosphoesterase family protein, with product MIQIAVFSDVHGNLPALDSVLKDIEERGISQKFCLGDLVDFAPWGNEVTEKIKMLNIPCLMGNHDERIAFDIPVVPLSKHSEEETNARFIAIDHSKRNITEENKIFLSALPFHMKVQYKVGGKHWNIQLVHSSLSSNDTYLYESEDDEVFDLMLRESQSDIIVMGHTHLSFKKQLENHKWAVNCGSVGRSKEQNRLASYVILTLDEEKITPQIVQLGYPLEETVRKIEESEIPDYYADFLRNEKVPHG from the coding sequence ATGATACAGATTGCCGTTTTTAGTGATGTACATGGAAATCTTCCTGCCCTGGATTCAGTGCTGAAGGATATAGAGGAAAGAGGGATCAGTCAGAAATTTTGTCTGGGAGACCTTGTAGATTTTGCGCCTTGGGGCAATGAAGTCACAGAAAAGATCAAAATGTTGAATATTCCTTGCCTGATGGGAAATCATGATGAAAGAATCGCCTTTGATATTCCTGTTGTTCCTTTGTCTAAACATTCAGAAGAAGAAACCAATGCCAGGTTCATTGCTATTGATCATTCCAAAAGAAATATTACAGAAGAGAACAAAATATTTTTATCAGCCCTTCCTTTTCATATGAAGGTACAGTATAAAGTTGGCGGGAAGCACTGGAATATCCAGCTTGTACATTCAAGTTTATCGAGTAATGATACTTATCTGTATGAATCGGAAGATGATGAGGTTTTTGATCTCATGCTGAGAGAATCACAATCTGATATCATTGTGATGGGGCATACCCATTTATCATTTAAAAAACAGCTTGAAAATCATAAATGGGCCGTCAATTGCGGCTCGGTAGGGCGTTCCAAAGAGCAGAACCGGCTGGCTTCCTATGTGATTTTAACGTTAGATGAAGAAAAGATCACGCCGCAGATTGTACAGTTGGGCTATCCGCTGGAAGAAACAGTCCGGAAGATTGAAGAAAGTGAGATCCCGGATTATTATGCAGACTTTTTAAGAAATGAAAAGGTGCCGCATGGGTAA
- a CDS encoding LysR family transcriptional regulator → MVNLEWYRTFKAIYKTGTLTGAADALFISQPGVSLHLSSLEAYVGYKLFDRTGRKMIPTERGKVLFNAVAEPIGKLEDVEKNFQKSTEKHTPTISVGMCFETFQTTLEQYVSTLPFNLIISFGEYPEMLDQLDKGILDLIITPKKGASPNIEHEAFSSEQIILVGGKEVDKDSFNKVLKTKDIEPIEEWLKKEKWYGTTGDMEHLFQFWTLNFGHKPNFRPNYIVPNLNSIIRCLKGGTGLAVIPDFLCKNEIENGEVKLIWEGKKKLENTLYFGCRKKTNYQTEIEHIKELFRKVMGKQNHITHL, encoded by the coding sequence ATGGTTAATTTAGAATGGTATCGTACTTTTAAAGCCATATATAAAACGGGGACATTAACGGGAGCGGCTGACGCATTGTTTATCTCACAGCCCGGAGTGAGTTTGCATCTAAGTTCTCTGGAAGCTTATGTCGGATATAAATTATTTGACAGAACCGGCAGAAAGATGATTCCGACGGAGCGGGGAAAAGTATTATTTAACGCGGTTGCCGAACCTATTGGCAAGCTGGAGGATGTAGAGAAGAATTTTCAGAAATCTACAGAAAAGCATACCCCTACAATCAGTGTGGGGATGTGTTTTGAAACCTTTCAGACTACCCTGGAACAATATGTTTCCACATTGCCTTTTAATCTGATCATTAGCTTTGGAGAATATCCGGAAATGCTGGATCAGCTGGATAAAGGCATCCTGGATCTTATCATTACCCCTAAAAAAGGAGCGTCACCGAATATAGAGCATGAGGCTTTTTCTTCCGAGCAGATCATTCTGGTAGGAGGCAAAGAGGTGGATAAAGATAGCTTCAATAAGGTTTTAAAAACAAAAGATATTGAACCGATAGAAGAATGGCTGAAGAAAGAGAAATGGTACGGAACTACCGGAGATATGGAACATCTTTTCCAGTTTTGGACCTTAAATTTTGGGCATAAACCCAATTTCCGCCCCAATTACATCGTTCCCAATTTAAACTCCATCATCCGTTGTTTGAAAGGAGGAACCGGACTGGCCGTTATTCCTGATTTTCTATGCAAAAATGAAATAGAGAACGGGGAAGTGAAACTGATCTGGGAGGGAAAGAAAAAACTGGAAAATACCCTTTATTTCGGGTGCCGAAAAAAGACGAACTACCAAACGGAGATAGAGCATATCAAAGAACTATTCCGTAAGGTTATGGGCAAGCAGAACCATATCACGCATCTGTAA
- a CDS encoding N-acetyltransferase, giving the protein MENFTFNLHSPGLPIPYELLLLADETTEAIDGYIFNSDIYLLRDGVQDIAVMALYKNSDTELEIKNIAVIESYRSKGIGSILINKAKEIARENHYKTLTVGTSDTGFQQIRFYEKNSFIRKGIRKNFFIENYPDPIYENGLQMRDMVLLAHNLTE; this is encoded by the coding sequence ATGGAAAATTTCACTTTCAACCTCCACAGTCCGGGTTTACCCATCCCGTATGAACTGCTATTACTGGCAGATGAAACTACCGAAGCCATTGATGGGTACATTTTCAATTCCGATATTTATCTTTTACGTGACGGAGTACAGGATATTGCTGTTATGGCCTTATATAAAAACAGTGATACAGAACTGGAAATTAAAAATATTGCCGTTATTGAAAGCTACAGGAGTAAAGGAATCGGAAGCATCCTGATCAATAAGGCCAAGGAAATTGCCAGAGAAAATCATTATAAAACCCTGACTGTTGGAACTTCAGATACAGGGTTCCAACAGATCAGATTTTATGAGAAAAACAGTTTTATCAGAAAGGGAATCCGTAAAAACTTTTTTATAGAAAATTATCCTGATCCTATTTATGAAAACGGCTTACAGATGCGTGATATGGTTCTGCTTGCCCATAACCTTACGGAATAG
- a CDS encoding GNAT family N-acetyltransferase has translation MSQNIRLVTAEDYPKVMEIWESAVKATHDFLAEDDFNYFKEVIPRDYLPNLDVYLITENDDAKGFASVSEGSLEMLFIHNDARGKGYGKKLYQFMKEKTGLTKVDVNEQNPQAIGFYENMGFRKVGRSEKDGSGKDYPLIHMSL, from the coding sequence ATGTCACAAAATATCAGATTGGTTACAGCAGAGGATTATCCAAAAGTTATGGAAATTTGGGAATCTGCGGTAAAAGCTACCCACGATTTCCTAGCTGAAGACGATTTTAACTATTTCAAAGAGGTTATCCCAAGAGATTATCTCCCCAATCTGGACGTTTATTTAATTACAGAAAATGATGATGCTAAAGGCTTTGCATCTGTATCGGAAGGCAGTCTGGAAATGCTTTTCATACACAATGACGCCCGTGGAAAAGGCTATGGGAAAAAGCTGTATCAATTTATGAAAGAGAAAACAGGTCTTACCAAAGTAGACGTAAACGAACAAAATCCGCAGGCTATTGGATTCTATGAAAATATGGGATTCAGAAAGGTTGGCAGGTCAGAGAAAGACGGTTCGGGAAAAGATTATCCCCTTATTCATATGAGCCTGTAA
- a CDS encoding aldo/keto reductase encodes MQKKTYTGQPVVTLNNGVDIPALGFGVWQMEDLKECENAVIKAIQTGYRMIDTAAIYQNETAVGTAVKNSGADRDQLFITSKVWVQDHGYEKAKSAFQRTLDRLQMDYLDMYLIHWPYGDFLGTWKALEDLYREGKIKAIGVCNFTIEKLEELKAHSTVLPVINQIELHPVFQQKELQVYDRENNIITQPWSPLGNGNANLLSNPDLKAIAEKYGKTVAQVILRWHLQEGFVVIPKSVTPSRIEENFNVFDFELTEDEMNIVRSLDTGKRLFFDPKDPEWEQKMLNSVADI; translated from the coding sequence ATGCAAAAGAAAACCTATACAGGACAGCCTGTGGTAACCTTAAATAACGGAGTGGATATTCCGGCTTTGGGATTTGGAGTTTGGCAGATGGAAGATCTGAAAGAATGTGAAAATGCGGTAATTAAAGCGATTCAGACCGGATACAGAATGATTGATACTGCTGCAATATATCAGAATGAAACAGCCGTTGGAACGGCGGTGAAAAATAGCGGGGCAGACAGGGATCAACTGTTTATCACTTCAAAAGTATGGGTTCAGGACCACGGCTATGAAAAGGCGAAGAGCGCTTTCCAAAGAACACTGGACAGGCTGCAGATGGATTACCTTGATATGTATCTTATCCACTGGCCTTATGGAGACTTTTTAGGCACATGGAAAGCTTTGGAAGACCTGTACCGGGAAGGAAAGATCAAAGCAATAGGAGTCTGTAATTTTACTATCGAGAAGCTGGAAGAATTAAAGGCTCATTCAACGGTCTTACCGGTAATCAATCAGATTGAACTGCATCCTGTGTTCCAGCAAAAAGAATTACAGGTATATGATAGAGAAAATAACATCATAACACAGCCGTGGAGTCCGCTAGGAAACGGTAATGCCAACCTTTTAAGCAATCCTGATCTTAAAGCGATCGCAGAAAAATATGGAAAAACTGTAGCCCAAGTAATTTTGAGATGGCATCTGCAGGAAGGATTTGTAGTAATTCCAAAGTCTGTTACCCCATCAAGAATCGAAGAAAACTTTAATGTCTTTGATTTTGAACTGACAGAAGATGAAATGAATATTGTCCGTTCTTTAGATACAGGGAAAAGATTATTCTTCGATCCTAAAGATCCTGAATGGGAACAGAAAATGTTAAATTCCGTAGCGGATATTTAA
- a CDS encoding nitronate monooxygenase encodes MFWTDTISKKLGIQYPVIQAPMFGVSTPPMAAAAAKANCLGSLALADLSADECIELIRETRKLTDQPFAANIFVHTIPEITDDLQEKFVKARQFIQLVAAEHNIEVSLPELEEIKTNSYHEQVNAIIAEKCNILSFTFGNLDDKSIQKLKENGVTLIGTCTSVEEALLLEKSGIDIICVQGIEAGGHRGTFNTEYIPQIGGLSLLSQVDDQVNVPLVYAGGLYNAKTLHAARDLGAEGFQVGSMLLASEESALQPFEKERLKKVDEKDIMLTKSFSGRYARGIKNKYIEAVEDSPYILPYPYQNKLTGQLRKVSKLLHNAEFVSIWTGQSIHPYSELSTEEILKKLIKECER; translated from the coding sequence ATGTTTTGGACAGATACAATCAGTAAAAAATTAGGAATACAATATCCTGTAATTCAGGCTCCGATGTTTGGAGTAAGTACACCGCCGATGGCTGCAGCAGCAGCCAAAGCAAATTGTCTGGGGTCTTTGGCGCTGGCAGATCTCTCAGCAGATGAATGTATTGAACTGATCCGGGAAACAAGGAAGCTGACCGATCAGCCCTTTGCTGCGAATATTTTTGTACATACGATTCCTGAGATAACAGATGATTTACAAGAAAAATTTGTCAAAGCCAGGCAGTTTATACAGCTGGTGGCTGCAGAACACAATATTGAAGTCAGTCTTCCTGAACTTGAAGAGATCAAAACCAACAGTTACCACGAGCAGGTAAATGCGATCATCGCTGAAAAATGCAATATTCTGAGTTTTACATTCGGGAATCTGGATGATAAAAGTATTCAGAAATTAAAAGAAAACGGAGTTACCCTTATCGGGACGTGTACGTCGGTGGAAGAAGCTTTGCTCCTGGAAAAATCCGGGATCGATATCATCTGTGTACAGGGAATAGAGGCCGGGGGCCACAGAGGGACTTTCAATACAGAATATATTCCGCAGATTGGCGGCTTGTCTTTATTGTCACAGGTTGATGACCAGGTCAATGTACCCTTGGTTTACGCCGGTGGACTTTATAATGCAAAAACATTACACGCTGCAAGAGATTTGGGAGCTGAGGGTTTTCAGGTTGGAAGTATGTTGCTGGCCTCTGAAGAAAGTGCTCTTCAGCCTTTTGAAAAAGAAAGACTGAAAAAGGTGGATGAAAAAGATATTATGCTCACAAAAAGCTTTTCGGGCAGATATGCCCGGGGAATTAAAAATAAATATATTGAAGCTGTTGAAGATTCACCGTATATTTTACCCTATCCTTATCAGAACAAACTGACTGGCCAATTGCGCAAAGTTTCAAAATTACTGCATAATGCTGAATTTGTGAGCATTTGGACCGGACAGTCGATTCACCCTTACAGTGAACTTTCCACTGAAGAAATTTTAAAAAAACTTATCAAGGAATGTGAAAGATAG